One genomic window of Leptospira paudalimensis includes the following:
- a CDS encoding tetratricopeptide repeat protein codes for MKKFFFFSLFGFLFLFFAMASEAIVSVKLQELRFGILRDQLMNYELSSQTLRERLKQMFLSKDDYMTEVKVNILESGIMNSETEGLDLKMSWKDKFGLYVINSVRFLNLKSPLELEEQQKTIIRLQFAFYMERTRKYPIASKKYQELEESITATLSDEMAFTLLHHGYCLVMMGDRDKAFVKLNKAIDLFPGSHYSENAALLISFLEDGQKKKEELKSKKKSPEELAYSLFQSGDYEETLKTLESLPTLTNDQSYIKARSMEELGKTSNAVKEYIQLVKQKENKEVAIRANRRLLLIGNFYQENKSLVAFSKEEATKLGDSKAAENIEEGKSLVLKPVIIEKILKTESSSNLSKEETNELNQIKDEIKLSLEDSKQETKNLALVVSEEKIPLVPETSPTTEKNAEEPPKNVSQNKEANVPLKLKVKLRDGREVVCDEVLIEGNLASLKLESFGLNLPYDLIVSVQSSQPKKGKIKIGTNNGVAGEASKWIQNHNGDWVLSKDAENSVTRADVRSFRL; via the coding sequence ATGAAAAAGTTTTTCTTTTTCTCGTTATTTGGTTTTTTATTCTTATTCTTTGCGATGGCATCAGAAGCCATTGTTAGTGTCAAACTACAAGAATTAAGATTTGGAATCTTAAGAGACCAATTGATGAATTATGAACTTTCATCACAAACTTTGCGTGAACGTTTAAAACAAATGTTTTTATCAAAAGATGATTATATGACGGAAGTCAAAGTGAATATCCTTGAGTCTGGGATCATGAACTCAGAAACAGAAGGATTGGATCTGAAGATGAGCTGGAAGGATAAATTTGGTTTGTATGTCATCAATTCCGTTCGATTTCTGAATTTAAAATCTCCATTAGAACTAGAAGAACAACAAAAAACCATCATTCGATTACAATTTGCTTTTTATATGGAGAGAACTAGGAAATACCCAATTGCTTCTAAAAAATACCAAGAACTAGAAGAATCCATTACTGCTACTTTATCAGATGAGATGGCTTTTACTTTGCTACACCATGGTTATTGTTTGGTGATGATGGGAGACCGTGATAAAGCGTTTGTAAAACTCAATAAAGCAATTGATTTGTTTCCAGGTTCTCATTACTCCGAAAACGCAGCGCTTCTCATCAGTTTCCTTGAAGACGGACAAAAGAAAAAAGAAGAACTTAAATCCAAAAAGAAATCGCCTGAAGAATTGGCTTATTCACTTTTCCAAAGTGGAGATTATGAAGAAACACTCAAAACATTAGAAAGTTTACCTACACTCACCAATGACCAATCATATATCAAAGCACGTTCCATGGAAGAACTAGGTAAAACTTCCAATGCAGTAAAAGAATACATCCAGTTGGTAAAACAAAAAGAAAATAAAGAAGTGGCAATTCGTGCAAATCGAAGGTTACTTCTCATTGGAAATTTTTACCAAGAGAACAAATCATTAGTTGCCTTTTCTAAAGAAGAAGCAACTAAGTTAGGTGATAGTAAGGCTGCTGAAAATATTGAAGAAGGGAAAAGTTTAGTCCTTAAACCAGTCATCATCGAAAAGATATTAAAAACAGAAAGTTCCTCCAATTTGTCAAAAGAGGAAACAAATGAACTGAACCAAATTAAAGATGAAATCAAACTTTCGTTAGAAGATTCCAAACAAGAAACTAAAAATTTAGCCTTAGTTGTATCAGAGGAAAAAATACCACTCGTTCCAGAAACGAGTCCCACAACGGAAAAAAATGCGGAAGAGCCGCCAAAGAATGTTTCTCAAAATAAGGAGGCAAATGTCCCTCTTAAATTAAAAGTGAAGTTAAGAGATGGAAGAGAAGTTGTCTGTGATGAAGTCCTCATTGAAGGAAATTTAGCAAGTCTGAAGTTAGAGAGTTTTGGATTGAATTTGCCCTATGATTTAATTGTGTCTGTCCAATCAAGCCAACCTAAAAAAGGGAAAATCAAAATAGGAACGAACAATGGAGTGGCTGGTGAGGCGTCAAAATGGATCCAGAACCATAATGGTGATTGGGTGTTGTCTAAGGATGCAGAAAATTCGGTAACTAGAGCCGATGTAAGGTCCTTTCGGCTCTAA
- a CDS encoding STAS domain-containing protein: MNFTTKQVKNHTVVTLEGSLDIYSAPALKKELHKIIDDGAESVAIDMINIKLLDSSGIALLANLQKKLKSEEGQFFLLNVSQDVMVILKLSSLDKFFTILGGEAELP, encoded by the coding sequence ATGAATTTCACAACAAAACAAGTTAAAAATCATACAGTTGTTACTCTAGAGGGTTCCCTCGACATTTATTCTGCACCCGCACTCAAAAAAGAGCTCCATAAGATCATTGATGATGGAGCAGAATCGGTAGCAATTGATATGATTAATATCAAATTATTAGATTCCTCTGGGATTGCTCTGCTTGCCAATTTACAAAAGAAACTCAAATCAGAAGAAGGGCAGTTTTTCCTTCTCAATGTGAGCCAAGATGTGATGGTGATTTTAAAATTATCCAGTTTGGACAAATTTTTTACAATTTTAGGTGGAGAGGCGGAACTTCCGTAA